From Blastochloris viridis, one genomic window encodes:
- a CDS encoding ring-cleaving dioxygenase — MHTTSAGLHHITAIAADTPRSLAFYRDVLMLRLVKRTVNFDDPATSHLYYGDAGGHPGTILTFFTWPSAAAHRIGSGQASEVAFRIPETSVAAWLPRLVERSVPHEMTRRFGRTAITLRDPDGLELALVASPDPPPAPRDDATAILGLDGVTLWLRDIEPTAALLGEVLGYREIAREGDVVRFETGSGIGNVVDLKAAGTAPLGRLGRGGVHHVAFRVADTNAQADLSACLRARGLTVTDPIDRLYFRSVYVREPGGVLFEIATDAPGFTVDEPAEHLGEALKLPPKLEAHRAEIEARLR; from the coding sequence ATGCATACCACCAGCGCCGGCCTTCATCACATCACCGCCATCGCCGCCGACACGCCCCGAAGCCTCGCGTTCTACCGCGACGTGCTGATGCTGAGGCTGGTCAAGCGGACGGTCAATTTCGACGATCCCGCCACCTCCCACCTCTATTATGGCGACGCCGGCGGTCACCCCGGAACCATCCTGACCTTCTTCACCTGGCCATCCGCCGCCGCACACCGCATCGGCTCCGGGCAGGCCAGCGAGGTCGCATTCCGCATTCCCGAGACGTCGGTCGCGGCCTGGCTGCCGCGACTGGTCGAGCGGTCGGTGCCGCACGAGATGACGCGGCGGTTCGGCCGCACCGCGATCACGCTGCGCGATCCCGACGGGTTGGAGCTGGCGCTGGTGGCCTCGCCCGACCCGCCGCCAGCTCCCCGCGACGACGCCACCGCCATCCTCGGCCTCGACGGCGTGACGCTATGGCTGCGCGACATCGAGCCCACCGCCGCGCTGCTCGGCGAGGTGCTGGGCTATCGCGAGATCGCCCGCGAGGGCGACGTCGTGCGCTTCGAGACCGGCAGCGGCATCGGCAACGTCGTCGACCTGAAGGCTGCCGGCACCGCGCCACTGGGACGGCTGGGCCGCGGCGGCGTCCACCACGTCGCGTTCCGGGTGGCCGACACCAACGCCCAGGCTGACCTTTCGGCATGCCTGCGCGCCCGCGGTCTCACCGTCACCGACCCAATCGACCGGCTCTATTTTCGCTCGGTCTATGTCCGCGAACCCGGCGGCGTGCTGTTCGAGATTGCCACGGACGCACCCGGCTTCACCGTCGACGAGCCCGCCGAACACCTGGGAGAAGCATTGAAGCTGCCGCCGAAACTCGAGGCGCACCGCGCCGAGATCGAAGCGCGGCTGCGTTGA
- a CDS encoding MgtC/SapB family protein codes for MEPTELFQRLALALGIGLLVGVERGWRQREDAPGQRTAGLRTFTLIGLLGGIEGAIAATLPAGGGGLLLGLSFLTLGAVLGVFQFRESVHEGSFSVTSVISGLVTFALGSYALLGDRHLAAAGGVATAAILAAREPLHAFIARVTWPELRSAILLLGMSFIALPLVPDRTIGIGGFEGLNLRELWLVVIVLAAVAFGGYVAVKVLGARRGVLVAAAAGGLVSSTAVTLTNARRAASGEGEPWLLAGATLIAGTVSLLRTLVLLAVLSGAAMKAAPPLLAAAGAALVCGLVFARRSAGSGDGAPALSNPFALGPVLSYAAALAVVVVISRAASSWLGPGATLAVAGIAGLADLDAATFAMAKLAQDDGTAALAALGVVVAAGSNTLAKAVMGSVLGGRRFAGPLLAGSAVMFAAGGLAAVVIR; via the coding sequence ATGGAGCCCACGGAACTGTTCCAGCGGCTGGCATTGGCGCTTGGCATCGGCCTTCTGGTCGGGGTGGAGCGCGGCTGGCGCCAGCGCGAGGATGCGCCGGGGCAGCGCACTGCCGGTCTGCGCACGTTTACGCTGATCGGCCTGCTCGGCGGCATCGAGGGCGCCATCGCCGCGACGCTGCCGGCCGGAGGCGGCGGCCTATTGCTCGGCTTGTCGTTCCTCACCCTCGGCGCGGTGCTCGGGGTGTTCCAGTTTCGCGAGAGCGTGCACGAGGGCAGCTTCAGCGTTACCAGCGTGATCTCCGGCCTCGTCACCTTCGCGCTCGGCAGCTATGCCCTGCTCGGCGATCGCCACCTTGCCGCGGCCGGCGGCGTTGCCACCGCCGCGATCCTGGCGGCGCGCGAGCCGCTTCACGCCTTCATCGCGCGCGTCACCTGGCCCGAGTTGCGCTCGGCGATCCTGCTGCTCGGCATGAGCTTCATCGCGCTGCCCTTGGTTCCGGATCGGACCATTGGAATCGGCGGGTTCGAGGGCCTCAACCTGCGCGAACTCTGGCTGGTGGTGATCGTGCTCGCCGCTGTCGCGTTCGGCGGCTATGTCGCGGTCAAGGTGCTCGGCGCGCGCCGCGGTGTCCTGGTTGCCGCGGCAGCCGGCGGCTTGGTGTCGTCGACCGCAGTCACGTTGACCAATGCCCGCCGCGCCGCCAGCGGGGAGGGCGAGCCGTGGCTGCTCGCCGGCGCGACCTTGATCGCCGGAACGGTGTCGCTGCTGCGGACCTTGGTTCTGCTCGCAGTCTTGAGCGGCGCGGCGATGAAGGCGGCGCCGCCGTTGCTGGCAGCGGCCGGTGCTGCGCTTGTGTGCGGGCTGGTATTCGCCCGGCGCAGTGCCGGCTCGGGCGATGGCGCGCCTGCGTTGTCGAATCCATTCGCGCTGGGGCCGGTGCTGAGCTATGCGGCGGCGCTGGCGGTTGTCGTCGTGATCAGCCGGGCGGCATCGTCCTGGTTGGGGCCGGGGGCGACGCTGGCGGTGGCTGGCATCGCGGGCTTGGCCGACCTCGACGCTGCGACGTTCGCGATGGCGAAACTCGCCCAGGACGACGGCACGGCGGCACTGGCGGCGCTTGGCGTCGTGGTCGCGGCCGGCTCCAACACCTTGGCCAAGGCGGTGATGGGCTCAGTCCTGGGCGGCCGGCGGTTCGCCGGTCCGCTTCTGGCCGGTTCGGCGGTGATGTTTGCCGCTGGCGGGCTCGCTGCGGTCGTAATCCGGTGA
- a CDS encoding acetyl-CoA carboxylase biotin carboxylase subunit, giving the protein MFKKILIANRGEIACRIIRTAKRMGIKTVAVYSAVDKDALHVDMADEAVHIGPPAAAESYLVIEKIINACKETGAEAVHPGYGFLSEREAFAVELAKHGIVFIGPNPKAIAAMGDKIESKKAAAAANVSTVPGYLGVIEDEQHAVRIAEEIGFPVMIKASAGGGGKGMRVAHSKAEVLDGFKLARAEAKASFGDDRVFIEKFIIEPRHIEIQVLGDKHGHVIHLGERECSIQRRNQKVIEEAPSPLLDPETRAKMGAQAVALAKAVGYDSAGTVEFVAGQDRSFYFLEMNTRLQVEHPVTEMVTGIDLVEQMIRVAAGEPLKFAQDDIKLNGWAIESRIYAEDPFRSFLPSTGRLTRYRPPHEGPFEDSVIRNDTGVFEGGEISIWYDPMIAKLVTHAPTRNQAIDAMAHALDAFAIEGIQHNIPFLSALMQHPRWRSAKLSTGFIAEEYKDGFKVQHPEDEAARIIAAVAASIDFISTRRRRLISGQIVGRPIPVDPFRCVVFEKDLEFHVKVSEVGGSGTEAEEWNVSLLTLRGREQHTYRLASFWKPGDLVWRGTIDGVPRTAQVRTVPNGFKVSYRGVSAVTFVYNEREAKLAALMPQKKGPDHGKELVCPMPGLVVEIAVKVGQEVKTGEALCIVEAMKMQNVLRAERDVTIKTIKAAPGDSMAVDAVIMEFA; this is encoded by the coding sequence ATGTTCAAGAAGATACTGATCGCCAATCGCGGTGAGATCGCCTGCCGCATCATCCGAACCGCGAAGCGGATGGGTATCAAAACCGTCGCGGTCTATTCTGCCGTCGACAAGGATGCGCTCCACGTCGACATGGCCGACGAAGCCGTCCACATCGGGCCGCCGGCCGCTGCGGAATCCTACCTCGTCATCGAAAAAATCATCAACGCCTGCAAGGAAACCGGCGCTGAGGCGGTGCATCCCGGCTACGGCTTCCTGTCCGAGCGCGAGGCGTTTGCGGTCGAGCTTGCCAAGCACGGCATCGTGTTCATCGGTCCCAATCCCAAGGCGATTGCGGCCATGGGCGACAAGATCGAGTCGAAAAAGGCAGCCGCGGCCGCCAATGTTTCGACGGTGCCGGGCTATCTCGGCGTGATCGAGGACGAGCAGCACGCCGTGCGGATCGCCGAGGAAATCGGCTTCCCGGTGATGATCAAGGCTTCCGCCGGCGGCGGCGGCAAGGGCATGCGCGTCGCCCATTCCAAGGCCGAGGTGCTCGACGGCTTCAAGCTGGCACGGGCCGAGGCCAAGGCCTCGTTCGGCGATGACCGCGTGTTCATCGAGAAGTTCATCATCGAGCCGCGCCACATCGAGATTCAGGTGCTCGGTGACAAGCATGGCCACGTCATCCACCTCGGCGAGCGCGAATGCTCGATTCAGCGCCGTAACCAGAAGGTCATCGAGGAAGCGCCGTCGCCGCTGCTCGACCCGGAAACCCGCGCCAAGATGGGCGCGCAGGCCGTCGCGCTGGCCAAGGCCGTCGGCTACGACTCGGCCGGCACCGTCGAGTTTGTCGCCGGCCAGGATCGCAGCTTCTACTTCCTGGAAATGAACACCCGGCTCCAGGTCGAGCATCCGGTCACCGAGATGGTCACCGGCATCGACCTCGTCGAGCAGATGATCCGCGTCGCCGCCGGCGAACCGCTCAAGTTTGCCCAGGACGACATCAAGCTGAATGGCTGGGCGATCGAAAGCCGCATCTACGCCGAGGACCCGTTCCGCAGCTTCCTGCCGTCGACCGGCCGGCTGACGCGCTATCGCCCGCCGCACGAGGGGCCGTTCGAGGACTCGGTGATCCGCAACGACACCGGCGTGTTCGAGGGCGGCGAGATCTCGATCTGGTACGACCCGATGATCGCCAAGCTGGTCACCCACGCGCCGACGCGCAATCAGGCAATCGACGCCATGGCGCATGCGCTCGATGCGTTCGCCATCGAGGGCATCCAGCACAACATCCCGTTCCTGTCCGCCCTGATGCAGCATCCGCGCTGGCGCTCCGCCAAGCTGTCGACCGGCTTCATCGCCGAGGAATACAAGGACGGCTTCAAGGTTCAGCATCCGGAAGACGAGGCGGCGCGCATCATCGCGGCGGTGGCGGCCTCGATCGATTTCATCTCCACCCGCCGGCGCCGGCTGATCTCCGGCCAGATCGTGGGCCGGCCGATCCCGGTCGATCCGTTCCGCTGCGTGGTGTTCGAGAAGGACCTCGAATTCCACGTCAAGGTGTCCGAGGTCGGCGGCAGCGGTACCGAGGCCGAGGAGTGGAACGTGTCGCTGCTGACGCTGCGCGGCCGAGAGCAGCACACCTATCGGCTCGCCTCGTTCTGGAAGCCGGGCGACCTGGTGTGGCGCGGCACCATCGACGGCGTGCCGCGTACGGCCCAGGTGCGCACCGTGCCGAATGGCTTCAAGGTGTCCTACCGCGGCGTGTCGGCGGTAACGTTCGTCTACAACGAGCGCGAAGCCAAGCTTGCCGCGCTGATGCCGCAGAAGAAGGGGCCGGACCACGGCAAGGAACTCGTTTGCCCGATGCCGGGGCTGGTGGTCGAGATCGCGGTCAAGGTGGGCCAGGAGGTCAAGACCGGCGAGGCGCTGTGCATCGTCGAGGCGATGAAGATGCAGAACGTGCTGCGCGCCGAGCGCGACGTCACCATCAAGACCATCAAGGCCGCACCCGGCGACTCGATGGCAGTCGATGCGGTGATCATGGAATTCGCCTGA
- a CDS encoding SAM-dependent methyltransferase, giving the protein MRLLATLLKRFVRNGKLTVIDHDGATCAFGSGQDGPTVTVRFHDDKVARQLFLNPELAAGEAYMDGRLTVEDGGTVFDLLRLFSVNRSGLASHPLQQALRRVWRALKRVHQSNPLGRAAKHARHHYDHPAAFYRLWLDETMSYSCAYFAAPDMPLAEAQRAKMRHIAAKLKIAPGMSVVEIGSGWGGLACYLAKVCGATVTAINVSPEQIAAARQRAEAEGVADRVTFVETDYRQLAGTFDRLVSVGMMEHVGVAYFDDYFSTVKRLLKPGGFGLVHAIGRMSPPGSTAPFIRKHIFPGGYVPALSEVFASTERTGLWVADCEVLRLHYYWTIKHWRERFAAERDAVVAMMGERFARMWEFYLAAVELGFLDGSNMVFQLLLAEKRDSVPVIRDYITDAERALAGKGG; this is encoded by the coding sequence ATGCGACTGCTCGCCACGCTGCTGAAGCGCTTCGTCCGCAACGGCAAGTTGACCGTCATCGACCATGACGGCGCCACCTGTGCGTTCGGCTCGGGCCAGGATGGGCCGACCGTCACTGTCCGCTTCCACGACGACAAGGTCGCGCGCCAGCTATTCCTCAACCCGGAGCTTGCGGCCGGCGAAGCCTATATGGACGGCCGGCTGACCGTCGAGGATGGCGGCACCGTCTTCGACCTGCTGCGGCTGTTCTCGGTCAACCGCTCGGGGCTGGCGTCGCATCCGCTGCAGCAGGCGCTGCGCCGGGTCTGGCGGGCGTTGAAGCGGGTCCACCAGTCGAATCCCCTTGGCCGCGCCGCAAAGCACGCCCGTCACCACTACGACCACCCGGCGGCATTCTATCGGCTGTGGCTCGATGAGACGATGAGCTATTCTTGCGCCTACTTTGCGGCGCCGGACATGCCGCTGGCCGAGGCGCAGCGCGCCAAGATGCGCCACATCGCCGCCAAGCTGAAGATCGCGCCCGGCATGAGCGTGGTGGAGATCGGCTCGGGCTGGGGCGGGCTGGCCTGCTATCTCGCCAAGGTCTGCGGTGCGACGGTGACCGCAATCAACGTCTCGCCGGAGCAGATCGCCGCGGCAAGGCAGCGCGCCGAGGCCGAGGGCGTGGCCGATCGCGTCACTTTCGTCGAGACCGACTACCGCCAACTCGCCGGCACCTTCGACCGGCTGGTGTCGGTCGGCATGATGGAGCACGTCGGCGTCGCCTATTTCGACGACTATTTCTCGACCGTGAAGCGCCTCTTGAAGCCCGGCGGCTTTGGGTTGGTCCACGCCATCGGCCGCATGTCGCCGCCGGGCTCGACCGCGCCGTTCATCCGCAAGCACATCTTTCCGGGCGGCTATGTGCCGGCGCTGTCGGAGGTGTTCGCCTCGACCGAGCGCACCGGGCTATGGGTTGCCGACTGCGAGGTGCTGCGGCTGCATTACTATTGGACCATCAAGCACTGGCGCGAGCGCTTTGCGGCCGAGCGCGACGCGGTGGTGGCGATGATGGGCGAGCGGTTCGCGCGGATGTGGGAGTTTTACCTCGCCGCGGTGGAACTCGGCTTCCTGGACGGCTCCAACATGGTGTTCCAGCTTCTGCTGGCCGAAAAGCGCGATTCGGTGCCGGTGATCCGCGACTACATCACCGACGCCGAGCGGGCGCTGGCGGGCAAAGGGGGCTGA
- a CDS encoding acylphosphatase, translating to MTVVRLTVRGRVQGVGFRYFVERTAARLGVDGWVRNRADGSVEAVAAGEDAAVAAMIEACRRGPPAARVDSLEVAGAGEADLAGRPPGEAFSVLATR from the coding sequence ATGACGGTGGTGCGGCTGACGGTGCGCGGGCGGGTGCAGGGCGTCGGGTTCCGCTATTTCGTCGAGCGGACCGCGGCCCGCCTCGGCGTTGACGGCTGGGTGCGCAACCGCGCCGACGGTTCGGTCGAGGCGGTTGCGGCTGGCGAAGATGCTGCGGTCGCGGCGATGATCGAAGCCTGCCGGCGCGGGCCGCCAGCGGCGCGGGTCGATTCGCTCGAGGTCGCCGGCGCCGGCGAAGCTGACCTTGCCGGACGACCTCCGGGCGAGGCGTTCTCGGTGCTGGCGACGCGGTGA
- the lipB gene encoding lipoyl(octanoyl) transferase LipB, with protein sequence MNSRLNPACLAALPTPPAGTSPVEWRIEDGLVPYESAVASMEAHVAAIRAGDAPELVWLLEHPPLYTAGTSATEADLLAPGRFPVFRSGRGGQLTYHGPGQRVAYVMLDLSQRGADVRRFVAALEGWIIKTLARFNVRGERREDRVGVWVRRPDKGPAHEDKIAAIGIRVRRSVTFHGISLNVEPDLSHFAGINPCGITDARYGVTSLVDLGLPVTMAEADMALKAAFGEVFEPRD encoded by the coding sequence ATGAATTCCCGTCTCAACCCAGCCTGCCTCGCCGCCCTGCCGACGCCACCAGCCGGAACATCGCCGGTCGAATGGCGAATTGAGGACGGGCTCGTCCCCTACGAGTCGGCAGTGGCCTCGATGGAGGCGCACGTCGCGGCGATTCGCGCCGGCGACGCGCCGGAGCTGGTGTGGCTGCTCGAGCATCCGCCGCTCTATACCGCCGGCACCAGCGCCACCGAGGCCGACCTGCTCGCGCCGGGCCGCTTCCCGGTGTTCCGCAGCGGCCGCGGCGGCCAGCTCACCTATCATGGCCCCGGCCAGCGGGTGGCCTACGTCATGCTCGACCTCAGCCAGCGCGGCGCCGACGTAAGGCGGTTCGTGGCGGCGCTGGAGGGCTGGATCATCAAAACCCTCGCCCGTTTCAACGTCCGCGGCGAACGGCGCGAGGACCGCGTCGGCGTCTGGGTGCGGCGCCCCGACAAGGGGCCGGCCCACGAGGACAAGATCGCCGCCATCGGCATCAGGGTGCGGCGCTCGGTGACCTTCCACGGCATCTCGCTGAACGTCGAGCCCGATTTGTCGCATTTCGCCGGCATCAACCCGTGCGGCATCACCGACGCACGCTACGGCGTCACCAGCCTGGTCGACCTCGGCCTGCCGGTGACCATGGCCGAGGCCGACATGGCGCTGAAGGCGGCGTTCGGCGAGGTGTTCGAGCCGCGCGACTAA
- a CDS encoding FliM/FliN family flagellar motor switch protein, with protein sequence MANIDNVVLEISVVLGSTVMPIHQMLRMGRGAIIELDATEDDEVTILANNLPVAKGAVVVSGNRIAVNVTRLLPRTIQVA encoded by the coding sequence GTGGCGAATATCGATAATGTTGTTCTCGAGATTTCCGTCGTTCTCGGGTCGACCGTGATGCCCATCCACCAGATGCTGCGCATGGGCCGCGGCGCGATCATCGAGCTCGACGCCACCGAAGATGACGAGGTGACCATCCTCGCCAACAATCTGCCGGTGGCCAAGGGGGCGGTGGTGGTGAGCGGCAATCGTATTGCCGTGAACGTTACGCGGCTGTTGCCGCGCACAATCCAGGTAGCGTGA
- a CDS encoding ShlB/FhaC/HecB family hemolysin secretion/activation protein: MFIVRALAMAELAIAGLAIVAAAGAAAAQPVPIGEAPGREQERFREPVAPRAEPRGPVVELRSTAAPDQADAIRLTVRGVIIEGATVYPPEAFAPLYQDIVGREVTLKAVYDLAQRITAKYGADGYVLSRAVVPPQQLASHGAVVRLRVVEGYVDKVVWPDQLKRYRDVFSAWTARITADRPANIRTLERYLLLGNDLPGLRLRSTLKPSDVNTGAATLVVEAEEKPLDLQLRVDNRGTPSRGPEQYLTAASLNNLFGRHEALQVTYAGTFEARELQYLAGAWRQVLTAEGLTATASYGWSDGKPGTELLKQLRFASRSSVFEAGLSYPVIRSRDKNLTVTGLVFASDSHGDYREFAYADLYTEDRLRGGRLRLDYDVADRLAGITQLSATASFGIDGLGSTPNDSPHASRTGGRVDFTKVEVSIGRLQPLGGGFSVFAYAEAQVSGVTLLAPEECSYGGRTVGRAFDPSELVGDSCWAVSGELRYDLPIPNNLLSRTQLYGYLDHGEVVHDDWTDWPSKTQHGSSAGVGIRLGWNDNLLVDLSAAKPIDGRADDDWRVFVAAVAKY, from the coding sequence GTGTTTATCGTGCGTGCGCTGGCAATGGCGGAACTTGCGATCGCGGGACTGGCGATCGTCGCAGCCGCCGGCGCCGCGGCTGCGCAGCCGGTGCCGATCGGCGAGGCGCCCGGCCGCGAGCAGGAGCGATTCCGCGAGCCGGTCGCGCCACGGGCCGAGCCGCGCGGGCCGGTGGTGGAATTGCGCTCGACCGCGGCGCCCGACCAGGCCGACGCCATCCGCCTCACCGTACGCGGCGTTATCATCGAGGGCGCGACGGTCTATCCCCCCGAGGCGTTCGCACCGCTCTATCAGGATATCGTCGGCCGCGAGGTGACGCTGAAGGCGGTCTATGACCTCGCCCAGCGCATCACCGCCAAATACGGCGCCGACGGCTACGTGCTGTCGCGCGCGGTGGTGCCGCCGCAGCAGCTTGCCAGCCATGGCGCGGTGGTGCGGCTGCGGGTGGTCGAGGGCTATGTCGACAAGGTGGTGTGGCCGGACCAGCTGAAACGCTACCGCGACGTGTTCTCGGCCTGGACCGCCCGGATCACTGCCGACCGCCCCGCCAACATCCGCACGCTCGAGCGCTACCTGCTGCTCGGCAACGACCTGCCGGGGCTCAGGCTGCGCTCGACGTTGAAGCCGTCCGACGTCAACACCGGCGCCGCCACCCTGGTGGTCGAGGCCGAGGAGAAGCCGCTCGACCTCCAGCTGCGGGTCGACAACCGCGGCACGCCCTCGCGCGGGCCGGAGCAGTATCTCACCGCGGCGAGCCTCAACAATCTGTTCGGCCGGCATGAGGCGTTGCAGGTCACCTATGCCGGCACCTTCGAGGCCCGAGAGTTGCAATATCTCGCCGGGGCATGGCGTCAGGTGCTGACCGCGGAGGGGCTCACCGCCACCGCATCCTATGGCTGGTCGGACGGCAAGCCCGGCACCGAGCTCTTGAAGCAGCTGCGGTTCGCCAGCCGTAGCTCGGTGTTCGAGGCCGGGTTGTCCTATCCGGTGATCCGCTCGCGCGACAAAAACCTCACCGTCACCGGGCTGGTGTTCGCCTCCGATTCCCACGGCGACTACCGCGAATTCGCCTATGCCGACCTTTATACCGAGGACCGGTTGCGCGGTGGCCGGCTGCGGCTCGACTATGACGTCGCCGATCGCCTCGCCGGCATCACCCAGCTGTCGGCCACCGCCAGCTTCGGCATCGACGGGCTCGGCTCGACCCCGAACGACAGCCCGCACGCCTCGCGCACCGGCGGCCGGGTCGACTTCACCAAGGTTGAGGTCAGCATCGGCCGGCTGCAGCCGCTGGGCGGCGGTTTTTCGGTGTTCGCCTATGCCGAGGCGCAGGTCAGCGGCGTGACGCTGCTGGCGCCGGAGGAATGCTCGTATGGCGGCCGCACCGTCGGCCGGGCGTTCGACCCTTCCGAACTGGTCGGCGACTCGTGCTGGGCGGTGAGTGGCGAACTGCGCTACGATCTGCCGATCCCGAACAACCTGCTGTCGCGCACCCAGCTTTACGGCTACCTCGACCATGGCGAGGTGGTCCACGACGATTGGACCGACTGGCCGTCGAAGACCCAGCACGGCAGCTCGGCCGGCGTCGGCATCCGGCTCGGCTGGAACGACAATCTGCTGGTCGACCTCTCCGCCGCCAAGCCGATCGACGGCCGGGCCGACGACGACTGGCGGGTCTTCGTCGCCGCCGTGGCGAAATATTAG